One window from the genome of Mumia sp. ZJ1417 encodes:
- the ilvD gene encoding dihydroxy-acid dehydratase, which translates to MASETPDIKPRSRDVTDGLESAASRGMLRAVGMGDEDWEKPQIGVASSWNEITPCNLSLDRLSDAVKNGVHAAGGYPLEFGTISVSDGISMGHEGMHYSLVSREVIADSVETVMMAERLDGSVLLAGCDKSLPGMLMAAARLDLSSVFLYAGSTMPGQVDGKDVTIIDAFEAVGACLKGLISRDEVDRIERAICPGEGACGGMYTANTMASVAEALGMSLPGSAAPPAVDSRRDGFARRSGEAVVNLLRQGITARQIMTKPAFENAIAVVMALGGSTNAVLHLLAIAREAEVDLTLEDFVRIGEKVPHLGDLKPFGRYVMNDVDKVGGIPVIMKALLDAGLMNGDTLTVTGKTMAENLAELVTTSVDGDVIRKLDNPIHATGGLTILAGTLAPEGAVVKSAGFDESVFTGTARVFDGEKAAMAALADGTVAAGDVVVIRYEGPKGGPGMREMLAITGAIKGAGLGKDVLLLTDGRFSGGTTGLCVGHVAPEAVDGGPIAFVADGDPITLDVANRRLDVEIDPDELERRKVGWSPKLPVVPPRGVLAKYAKLVGSAADGAVLG; encoded by the coding sequence ATGGCCTCCGAGACCCCCGACATCAAGCCGCGCAGCCGTGACGTGACCGACGGACTGGAGAGCGCCGCGTCGCGCGGCATGCTCCGAGCCGTCGGCATGGGAGACGAAGACTGGGAGAAGCCCCAGATCGGCGTCGCGTCCAGCTGGAACGAGATCACGCCCTGCAACCTCTCCCTCGACCGGCTCTCGGACGCGGTGAAGAACGGCGTGCACGCGGCCGGCGGCTATCCGCTGGAGTTCGGCACGATCTCGGTCTCCGACGGCATCTCGATGGGCCACGAGGGCATGCACTACTCGCTCGTGTCGCGCGAGGTCATCGCCGACTCGGTCGAGACCGTGATGATGGCCGAGCGGCTCGACGGCTCGGTGCTGCTGGCCGGCTGCGACAAGAGCCTGCCGGGCATGCTCATGGCGGCGGCACGCCTCGACCTGTCCAGCGTGTTCCTGTACGCGGGCTCGACGATGCCGGGGCAGGTCGACGGCAAGGACGTCACGATCATCGACGCCTTCGAGGCCGTCGGCGCGTGCCTCAAGGGCCTCATCTCGCGCGACGAGGTCGACCGCATCGAGCGGGCGATCTGTCCGGGCGAGGGTGCCTGCGGTGGCATGTACACCGCCAACACGATGGCGTCGGTCGCCGAAGCCCTCGGCATGTCCCTCCCGGGATCGGCCGCGCCGCCGGCCGTGGACAGCCGGCGCGACGGGTTCGCCCGCCGCTCCGGCGAGGCCGTCGTCAACCTGCTCCGCCAGGGCATCACGGCGCGCCAGATCATGACCAAGCCCGCCTTCGAGAACGCGATCGCCGTCGTCATGGCGCTCGGTGGCTCGACCAACGCGGTGCTGCACCTCCTCGCGATCGCGCGTGAGGCCGAGGTCGACCTGACGCTCGAAGACTTCGTCCGCATCGGCGAGAAGGTCCCGCACCTGGGCGACCTCAAGCCGTTCGGCCGCTACGTGATGAACGACGTCGACAAGGTCGGCGGCATCCCCGTGATCATGAAGGCGCTGCTCGACGCCGGGCTCATGAACGGCGACACCCTCACCGTCACCGGCAAGACGATGGCCGAGAACCTCGCCGAGCTCGTCACCACTTCCGTCGACGGTGACGTCATCCGCAAGCTCGACAACCCGATCCACGCCACCGGTGGCCTCACGATCCTCGCGGGCACGCTCGCGCCGGAGGGTGCGGTCGTCAAGAGCGCGGGCTTCGACGAGTCCGTGTTCACCGGCACCGCCCGCGTGTTCGACGGTGAGAAGGCCGCGATGGCCGCGCTCGCCGACGGCACCGTGGCCGCGGGCGACGTCGTCGTCATCCGGTACGAGGGCCCCAAGGGCGGCCCCGGCATGCGCGAGATGCTCGCGATCACCGGTGCGATCAAGGGTGCCGGTCTCGGCAAGGACGTCCTGCTCCTCACCGACGGGCGCTTCTCCGGTGGCACCACCGGTCTGTGCGTCGGGCACGTTGCCCCCGAGGCTGTCGACGGCGGGCCGATCGCGTTCGTCGCGGACGGCGACCCGATCACGCTCGACGTGGCCAACCGCCGCCTCGACGTCGAGATCGACCCTGACGAGCTCGAGCGCCGCAAGGTGGGCTGGAGCCCGAAGCTCCCTGTGGTCCCGCCGCGCGGCGTGCTCGCGAAGTACGCCAAGCTCGTGGGCTCCGCGGCCGACGGCGCCGTCCTCGGCTGA